The genome window GTGCCAGCCCTACCAGGTAGGCGACGAAAGCCACGTAGGCAGCCAGTAGCAGGCTCAGGGGAATGTGGTACTCCAGGCCGTGCAGTGTTGGCAAAAAGTCCACCACGAAGTAAATGTTGATGGTGCAGACCAGCCCCGTTATGAGGGTCATCAGCACCTTCCCCGGGCTGCGAGCAGGGCAGTGGGCatcagtgccagggcagggcccccaccctgtgtgcccctgggcacagagcGCTGCGGGAACTGAGTTTGTGCATGAACCAGACCCCAGCAGGAACATCTCTGCACCCCACAGCTATATTTCAGCCCGTGGTGGGGCTCTAGGTGTGGATTTTGGCCACCTTCCAAAtccagagctggcagtgccaggaggatgctgagggTCCAGGGTGCCCAAGGAACCAGATGTGTCATtgggaggaggatgatgagggtAGTGATGGGGTCTgttctgctctggctgccctgggcaggtgggaatgAACATACCCCTCCCATGTCCCTGCATTGCCCCATGGCATGGTCTGGGGGGGCAGGATGGGCCAAAGGGAAggtgcctgcagccagagctccctgctctgcctccccgtGCCCCAGCACTCACAGGCTGTTGCTGAAATCCTGCATGAGCGGGTGCAGGCTGGTGAAGGTGAGCACAGGCAGGACGGCAAAAGgcagctggaaggagaggggatggggatgtcAAGGCTGCCAGGCCGGGGTGTTTGGGACAGgtgctgccctcccagccccttaCCAGGATGCTCTGCAGGGCGTTGAGCAGGTCATTCATGCCTGTGAGGTGGCTGATGTCCTTGAAAGCGGCCACCAAGACAGTGGGCAGGATGGCAAAGGAGCGGGTGAGGAGCACTCGGGTGAAGCGGGACCAGCGGAGTCGCAGGAAGCCCTGGAACACGGCAGAGCCCGCACCCTCGCTGTGCCTgtgtcaccccaaaccctggctGGGGGGAACAGGGGCGGCATCTCCCGCTCCCGTGTGCCAGGGCACTGAGcgggctcctgcagggctgccgGGCCCCGCTAGGTGTCAGCTCCGACTCGTTAACAGAGCATCTAATTAATTAGGGAAACACTGCGTGGGGCACCCACAGGGTGCAGTGGGTGAGCGCTGTCTCCATCCGACCTCCGGGGAACAGGGACACTGGTGCTAGCAAGTGCCAcccaccagctccctgcaggaatggTGGGCAATTCCAAACACTCCTGGGGGAGTGTGCTGCCCGTAGaaccccctgcccagggctcacctgtgatttccctgctctcagccccTCCTTGGGGGCAAGGGCCAGCATCCCTGTCTCTCACCTCCATGACAAACTGTCCTGCATAAGTGCCGGTCATCGtggagctctgtcctgctgccaggatCCCGATGCCCCAGATGTACAGTGCCACTGCCCCGAAATAGCagcccaggatgacaccctgtaTAGGGACACTCCAGTGGGCACCCTAAAGTGTCCCCCACCCCAGGCATTCCCATCAGCTCCCAGATCTCTAGTGGGGTTACaacccccccagccacaggggtCGATGGGGAGAGTGACGCATCCCCCAAATGGGAATGGAAGCTCACAGGACACAGCCTGGTGGCACTCACCCCCTGGTAGATATCCACAGAGACTGTCTCGTTGTTGGTGGGGAAGATGCCGGCGAAGTGACTGATGCTGCTGTTGATGCACTTGTTGTGCTGTAAGGCACGGCAGGCACGAGGTGACaccacccagcagctcccacaggcaCAGGGGAGCCCCACACATCACCTCTCAGGGAAGGAGAAcgtgcagtgcccaggggatgctggtCCCACCCTtgcccacagctgggcacagctgccaccccCCTGTGGCCATGGGGTGACACTCACCACGTCCTCATTGCGCTGGTGGTAGAAAGCCTCGCCAAAAACAGCCATGACAAAGAGGTTGATGAGGAAGGAGACAAAGAGGGCCAGGCAGGACTCGGTCAGGAAATACATGTTGGCCTCCCGCACTGCCTCCTTCTTGGAGCGGTCAATCACCCGTGTCTGGGCATGGCCCGTGGCATGGTGGGTGACATGGGGTCACGGGAGCacccctgtcccacagccagggcCGTCTGGTCCTCACCAGGTGCACCCTGAGGCACCCTGGCAGAGCCGTGCCCGTGGCTGTGCCTTGATCTCACCTTGACCAAGGAGGAGTGCAGGAAGATGTTGTGGGGCATAATGATGGCACCGATGGTGCCcatggcctgcagcagctcctttcgCCCGCAGCCcgggcagctgggcaggaaaaTGCCCTTCAGCACCTCCACCTGCCTCGGCCCCACCACCACGTACTGGGAAGCAGTGAGAGGGGGCACTGTGAGCTGCCAcccccctggcacaggctgggagcacGGGGACACCGGGTGGCGGGGTCCCTTGCCAGCCTCGCAGGAAAAGGGTTGTGCCCAGCTCCCCCCTTCACCTCATAGCCA of Zonotrichia leucophrys gambelii isolate GWCS_2022_RI chromosome 7, RI_Zleu_2.0, whole genome shotgun sequence contains these proteins:
- the SLC11A1 gene encoding natural resistance-associated macrophage protein 1, with translation MTQLRGAPLKAGQRALCAELKSGSLSTVAGSSPPMAVHPSLEPGLTRSLNGDPMAPQRRGTQDQTYLDELISIPKGTGPGFSFRKLWAFTGPGFLMSIAYLDPGNVESDLQGGALAGFKLLWVLLWATVLGLLCQRLAIRLGVVTGKDLGEICYLYYPKVPRVLLWLMIEIAIIGSDMQEVIGTAIAFSLLSAGRIPLWAGVLITIVDTLFFLFLDKYGLRKLEAFFGLLITIMALTFGYEYVVVGPRQVEVLKGIFLPSCPGCGRKELLQAMGTIGAIIMPHNIFLHSSLVKTRVIDRSKKEAVREANMYFLTESCLALFVSFLINLFVMAVFGEAFYHQRNEDVHNKCINSSISHFAGIFPTNNETVSVDIYQGGVILGCYFGAVALYIWGIGILAAGQSSTMTGTYAGQFVMEGFLRLRWSRFTRVLLTRSFAILPTVLVAAFKDISHLTGMNDLLNALQSILLPFAVLPVLTFTSLHPLMQDFSNSLPGKVLMTLITGLVCTINIYFVVDFLPTLHGLEYHIPLSLLLAAYVAFVAYLIWTCSIAHGARFLARGHHSRFNFGLALDPTETR